One Bemisia tabaci chromosome 7, PGI_BMITA_v3 DNA window includes the following coding sequences:
- the Prip gene encoding aquaporin AQPAe.a has product MAASLKNRLGVQEVTDVKSGLGKALVAEALGTLFINFFGCLSAVNLVEPQAAPNLVLIALTFGFIVFVAVQSVGHVSGAHINPAITVGLLVTGKVTIIRAFLYIVVQVLGAIAGSAILRALTPSSYDGGFGVNKLANNLTPIQGLGIEFILGFILVLVVFGVCDANRQHTQTIAALTIGLTVAAGHLATIDFTGTGMNPARSFGAAVIESFWENHWVFWVGPILGGIAASLLYTYTLAAPAAGEYSPVNVEEKELKSVETANN; this is encoded by the exons ATGGCAGCTAGTCTGAAGAACCGTTTGGGAGTCCAGGAAGTGACGGACGTGAAGAGCGGGTTGGGCAAAGCGCTCGTTGCCGAGGCTCTGGGCACGCTCTTCATCAACTTCTTCGGGTGCCTCAGCGCCGTCAACTTGGTCGAACCCCAGGCCGCACCTAACCTCGTCCTCATCGCCCTTACTTTTGGATTTATAGTCTTCGTCGCTGTCCAG TCCGTGGGGCATGTGAGTGGTGCTCACATCAACCCTGCCATCACCGTTGGGCTTCTCGTGACCGGCAAAGTTACGATCATTAGGGCTTTCCTCTACATCGTCGTCCAAGTCCTCGGCGCCATCGCTGGCTCAGCCATCCTCAGG GCACTGACACCCTCCTCATACGACGGAGGTTTCGGGGTCAACAAGCTCGCCAACAACTTGACTCCCATTCAGGGACTCGGAATTGAATTCATCCTTGGATTTATCTTGGTTCTCGTCGTCTTCGGAGTGTGCGATGCCAACAGACAGCACACACAAACTATTGCTGCCCTCACCATTGGTCTCACCGTCGCTGCTGGACATCTTGCCACG ATTGACTTCACTGGAACAGGAATGAACCCTGCTCGTTCTTTTGGAGCTGCTGTCATTGAATCTTTCTGGGAAAACCACTGG GTATTCTGGGTCGGACCAATCTTGGGAGGAATTGCTGCCAGTTTGCTCTACACCTACACTCTTGCTGCCCCTGCTGCTGGAGAATACAGTCCAGTCAATGTTGAAGAGAAAGAG cTGAAATCTGTTGAAACTGCAAATAACTAA